In the genome of Fusarium poae strain DAOMC 252244 chromosome 1, whole genome shotgun sequence, the window CAGAATACGAGTCGGGACCTTTAGCCAGACCGGAGGAATTCCTGGGGCGAAGAATCTTTTGCATGACAGAAGTGTTTCGGCCGACGGGCATTGTTGAAGGATCAGGAGCAGGCTTCTTCGCAGTCCAAGAATcgctcttgttcttgtcgTGCGTAATGAGTCCATTGAGACTACCACCTGAACTCTTACGTCTCCTTGTATCCAGATAACCGCCAGGACCTTGCTTCAAATTCGGTGATGGACTGGCTTGTTTGATGTTGGATAGGTTGTTGAGAGTAGCTGAAATCGGAATCCTAGGAGGTGGCATAGGTTCCTCAGGCTGCTTTGCATGTGCCTTATCAGGAACATCTCCAGGGGTCGTGTTACTCTTGGAATTCCCACGCTTCCAAGAGAGGCTGAGCTTTCGTCGAATGGAGCTCATAGAGGATGGAGTTTGTGGTTCTTCGGGTGTAGGCTCGGGGGGAGGGGATTTAGAGCTGGTGGATTCGGCGTCTTTCGGTGCCCGAGGGCCTGCGGGCTTATGGTGAGCTTGGTCTTGGAAGATGTTCGCGTCCGATGTCGTAAAATCAGCACCCGTTTTTGATCGCTTCAGGAAACCGTGGTCTGCACCCCCCTTGGGCAGAGAGGATGATAAGAAAGGAGACATGCTTTGCTTGTGGTCAAGCTCCTTGAAAGCCAGCGAGGACTCGGTCGAACTAACATCGGGAGGCGTAGGAGTAAAGTGGGCATGATGGACAGAGCTGCTGCTTCTCAGAGATGGGAGCTCGGGAGTATCCCCACGGCGAGTCTTGGCAAAGAAGGAACTCTTGGAAGCTGTCATTGGGGTAGTGGGTGTCTTTGGTAAATGTCGAGGCGGTGGGGGGGTTTCATGTCTATCCACAGTGTTGTGATCCTGCAAAGCTGCGATTTTATTAGTTGTTGGCGTGCTCAAAGGTCCCAGATTAATTGGTGGTAGTCGTAATGGCTGTAGGTGTCGCTTGTTAGGTGGAGTGGCCTTGTTGTCTGGTTCAGCAGCCACCGTCGGCACATAACTCCGTTGACCACTTGGTTTTCTATGTAGCTTTGTAGGCTCGGGGAAGACAGGCATCGATATAACGCCAGTCGGGTTCGAATTCGCACCCATGGCATCCATGTTACTGAGTgcagtcttcttcttttctacaAAGTAGGTATCCGCAGGCGAGTCTTTCGGAGACTCGTATGCCTTTGGTATAGCAGGGACAGGAGGTACATATTCATCGTCATCGGCTGGTATAGGGTTGTGTACTGTAGTGTGTTTCGGTGCAGGCAGACGTGACGTAGATGACGAGGTAGATATACGATTCAGGGAGCCAGTCGATGTTCTCGCAGAATTTATGCTCAAGCAAGAAGTGGCTGACAAGACAGAGTTGTATGACTTGCGATGCATATCCGGGGTAGTTCGTGAGGATGACGGGGTACCAGAAGTCCTCCTCGGTATCATCGAAGGTGATTTTGATTCGGCCCTCTCTACCTGGTTGTTCATCGACACTGGTGGTGGCGGAGGAGGTGTGGACACCTGGCCAAGGCTTACGGATTGTGGCATCGTGGACATACGCTTCATTCGTCTTGTATCAGTGGGACTAATTGTCCTTGCCCCGAGGCCTGTCGCATGCGACGAGTGGTGTGCACCAGGCATCATGGAGACTCTTTTGTTGGTGGACGACGGTGTGCTCAGTCGGCCTCCTACACGAGGCGATCGTGGGGCAAGGGTTGAGTGTCTGTTTTGCTCCGGGGTAAGAGTATTACCGAATCCCAAGTTTTGATTCGAACGTGGTGgcggctgcactgatttagCCTTGGTGGCCCTCGAAGTGGAAAAGTTTCTTGTTGTATTTTCCAACCATGCCGTGTTAGCATCCATCGAAACCCTGGCTGAGCTAGGTGCTCCTTCAGAATACAGACTGGGTCGCCTCTTTTGGGTAGGACGAGATCCATAATCTGCATCGCCAATGATTCCAGGGCCGATTGATTTTCGAGGAGGCTTGGCCGCGGTAGTGCCAGACACTGGAGGGTACTGGCTCTGCCGACGAGAGCGTGCAGTGCCTGGCCCGGTTGCAACTTCAGTCTGGACAAACACACCGGTGTTGGTAGGTTGCCTGACAGAGTTACTGGGTCGGCGCAGGATCGAACTTGATCGGGCGGGTCGAGTGGCGGATTGGGCGACAGGGCGAGTTGTAGCACCATTCGAAGACGGTGCTATTTGAGAACGGGAAGacatgctgctgctgtcatCTGCTCCGTGGGCATCGAGACTGTCCCCTTCACCGGTGGAGGACGGGAATTGGGTGAGTTTGAAGTCTGTTGAAGCGGTCTCGATACTGCTCTGCAGATCGTCAAAACTGACCGACGGCAAAAAGTCGAAAGACGCAGTGGAATCGTTTAATTGATTCTGTTCCCCATCCCtactgaaagaagaaaaaagagaatggTTGCTGGAAGGAGTTGCGCTGAGCATTGGATCGTCAGAGGCGAAGCCGGGATTCGTCGAGGGTAGAGGTGGTCGAGGCTGAGCGTTTGTGGTTTTGCCCCTGTCACAAAGGGATCAAGGTCAGCTTGGCCATGTGCAAGGAAATGCAAGGCGACAAAGGTTTGGATAATGATAGACCATAACAAGCATGGACCATCAAGTCAAATGTAGAAACACAAACAAGAAGGATGAAAATGCTCACAGTCGCGTTGGAGAAAAGTTGGCTGGTCGAGGCCCAGCAGGTGCCTTGTGCTCGCGGCTCATAGGGTCCGGTCGAGGGGTGGCTGGCAATGCGACGACGGAGGTGGATTTCACGGGGTCGGTCGCTAACTAGCACAGACTCAGTCCGGTCAGGGAGCTGAGCGCATTCGAACGGCTACCTCATTCCGGAACGGACAAGATTGTTGAGATACAGCAGAGCAAACAgcagtgagtgagtgagagCGGTCGGTGACAAACTGGACGAGCAAAATGCACTCGACAGGATGGAACCCAgagtgattgattgattgattgattgcgGTGGGCGCGCCCCAAGAAAGGGATGGTACAGTAAGATgcgagatggagatggataAAAAAGATGGAGTCGTTAAGACGGGTTCCAATAGTGGAGGCAGGTTAGGTAAGGCAAGGTTGttgtttgtcttttttttttaccctAGCTTAGGTCTTTTCAAGACAAGATGGAAAGATGGTGAGGATGGTCTTTCCTCACTCGTTGTCAGAGGGTGGTCACAGGCAGTTTCGGGGAGGGGGCAGCAAGCATGGCGGATGGAAGACTTCTATGAATTAAAACTAAAGCTAGGGGCCCCTTGGTCAATGTTCTTTAGGGAGCCACCTTGGCGGGCAACTTCCAATTTAGTGTGAGAATTAAGACGCCTGAGAGGTTGATATTGGCCAACAGGGCCTTGTGAagaaggtaggtaggtaccttcgTACCTGCCCGGTTAGCAGTAATAGACAGTCAAGCGGTGGACCTTGACACGGGAAAAAAGATGGCATGATTGGATGTTGAAGCTGGGAGATTGGTCCCTGAATTGGTTATCCATGCCTGTAGAGACGGATTGGTGTCTTTTACCGCCATTTTAGCTGCTGCGAGGTACATATCTACACGGACTATTTCTGCCGGCATCAACAGGTATCCTTACCGTATGCAAGCTAACACACGGTACCTATCCGTACCTTAACAGCAATTCATTCCCCTTGCCTTATTAGCCTCCCTCGAATCCGCGATGCAGATATTAAGGAACGCCAATCATGACCATTTTTCCGTTTAGAGAGATGAGGCATTCTTCCACTTGCATGTTGTGGAATGTTAGCCCGATTCCGTATTAATAAGGCCGCAATTATACTCCTAGATTGGGCTACACTCTGCCCGTCAGTGTCGTGGttcatcgtcatcacatTTCGCTCGGTTCACAGCTACCCTGTCTCCCAAGCACGTCTAGCCGATAGCGAGTGGCGCCGTCGGTGATTCTAGGTGGAAGATTTGCACAGAACGGTGGATACGACAGCGAGCGGCATCGTGATGCTACCAACCATACCACATGGTGCCGAATGGTGTATACGCGTGAACCGGTTGACACATCAACGAGGACTGAGGAACTGTTAATGCCGCAAGCCGTCAAGTTGAGTTTGGTTATATAGGTTGTATTTGGATGTTGTTGACATGAAAGATATCCAACTTGAGATAAGGTCGGGTAACTGGGGGTCTCGAAACGACAGTTCTATCAATGTAACGCTGTTTCGCAACCAGGTTGCCAAGTTTTAAGACTCCCCTTTGATAAATTGACCgatgtcatcttcatcaagcCTCCCGCTCAGACCAGCCACTTCAAAGTGAATACAAGGATCGAGTCGTGTCTTGGATTTGGAGGACCTAGGGGATCCATAACCCTTTCTCGGGCATCCCCAGCCGATAGGGCCATAGCCCATACGGATGCATCGTCCTCTGCTAGACAGCACACAAAGCTGTAGCTATTTCGAACAGCGCATTGTTTCTAGTCCGATGAACCTAGTCTATCCTATCGAGACCGCTGTTGGTACCTTGCCTTATGCTTTGTTGTCCTGCCAAACACCAAGGATCTGATCGTGCATCTCAAGTCGCGTTTTGTTGTTTTCTTGCCATCTGCAGCACCCTGACCGCCCCGCAGCCAACCGCGGCTGATTGACGCAGAAGGAAAGATAGTCAGTCTAGTCTGGGTCGTATGTAGGTTATGATATGTGAGTAAGTGACTCTCGTCACAGGATACAGTCAATAATCGAATATGCAAGGTGCTTTACGAGATGAGTTTGCGCCCATCAGTCTGGTGATTACCTAGTATTGTTAGGCATATGAACAGGGCACTTAAATTGGGTTTCACATAAGTTAGGGAATTAATTAACACACTATATTGCACCCTTGATCTTCAAATCTGTCACAATGCCTGAACACACTAATAAGCATGAATCTGAAATAATAACGAGGGTTCTCTCTACCGGGTTGGTGTGGGGTAAATAAACCTGGGCACAGAAAGGATGAAAATCTGTCGCACAGTAATTTGAGTCGGAAATATCAGAGTATCATAAATACCATTGTTGTTCATATTTCCCGCCTTGGGTCGTGATACAATCTCCTTAACCCAGTCAACCAAATGACCATCGTTAGGTGCTAATAAAGGACATGATCATTAGTAGGTACTTACAGAGTACTGCATTTTCTTTCACAGGCGACTTCAAAGCGTCACGGGCCGCTCAACGCTTTACCACATTGAATACAGAGTACATGCTGTCAAACATGGAGGGTCACTAACTTAGCAAAGTAGGAATTTCCTGTAAACCCAATAGTTATGCTCTTCTCTACTTGGACTAGTTTCTGTGTACCTTTCCCCCTCCTCTCAAATGTCAGCACAGGACTAAAGTTTGGTGTGTTCCCAGCTGTTTGGCTTAAGGTGATGTCACTCAGTGTCACATGCCCGCGATCATGCCGTGACGGGCATCTGCCCGGAATcccttagtaggtacctgtTACTAACCAACCAACCCTCTGAAACCTCCACAAACTGATGTTGTACGTTCGAATTATGGTTTGAAATATCCTTATGGACGACTTCACCGCAGAGATGCTCGCCACAGGGCGGAGCGTTGACTCTACCGAGGACTCTCGACGGCGTCGCGGCAatggtgacgatgatgacaagaCATCCGTTACTGGTACCGACTCAAACTCTCCTTCAAATATACCTTCAGGATCAGAGACGCCGCCTCAGAAAACAGGCCTACGTGGAGGCTTCGCGGCCATTCGCCAAAAAGCTAATATACAGGATCGTTTGGTAGAAAAGTATGCTGGGCATCCTGAGTTACTCTAATGTCAGAATCTCCGACTAACGGCACAATAGACTATTACAACAAGTTATACCtaccgatgatgatgaccagAATGACGTCCAATTTGTGGGCGACGAACAAACAGCCACACAAACCGAAAGACCAAATTTCAATATTACCACCATGTCCTTCAACTTCCGCCGTTTCAATGCCCGAATAGGTGTGGTCTTCAAGTTCCAAGCGCGCGTCGAGCGTATCCTGTCCTGGAAACAGGCGTCGCATACACTTTCGCTCCTGGCCGTCTACAGCTTTGTCTGTTTAGATCCGTATCTCATCTTCGTGCTGCCCATCGCCATACTTCTGCTAGGGGTGTTCATCCCCGCATTCATGGCAAGACACCCTGCGCCGCCAAAAGGTACACTGTCGAGTGAACAAAATGTTGGATATTCACCTCAAGGGCCACCACTGGCGCCGGCAGCAACGGTGAAGCCGGTCAAGGAGCTCAGCAAGGATTTCTTTAGAAACATGCGCGATCTACAGAATTGCATGGATGATTTCAGTCGCGGGCATGACCAGGTCGTCGCTCTACTGGTACCAGTAACGAATTTCAGTAATGAGGCGCTGAGTTCTACACTCTTCTTGTTTCTCACAGTGGGCGGAATAGTCATGACTGTTTCAGCTCACCTTCTGCCTTGGCGGATCATTTTTCTTGTGGGCGGCTGGGCTATCGTTGGTATGGGTCATCCGCACGTTGCCCGTCTCCTTGCAGCTGCTCATCGCGAGCACCTGCAACCGCAAGAGGCAAAAGCACAATCATGGCTGGAAAACTGGACCAACTCAGACATCATACTCGATTCGAGTCCTGAAACGCGCGAAGTGGAAATCTTCGAGCTGCAGCGCAAAACCTCTGGCGGTGGCGAGTGGGAGCCCTGGTTGTTCTGCCCTTCTCCCTACGATCCCCTCTCGCAACCTCGCATCGCTGGTGAGAGACCTCGAGGTTCCCGCTTTTTCGAAGACGTTATGCCTCCCGAGGCATGGGAGTGGAGTGAGAAGAAATGGGCTCTGGATCTCTGGAGTCGCGAGTGGGTTGAAGAGCGCATCATCACAGGTGTCGAAGTTGAAACAGAAGGTGAACGTTGGGTATATGATATCTGGGATGAACGAGATGAGCGTACTGGCGTCGTGGACCTTCCTGTCAATGACAAGGGCAAGCAGAAAGCGACACCTAGGCCAAGCTGGGAGGAGAATGAAGATGGAAGTGGCAGGAGAGGAAACtggagacgacgacgatgggTCAGACTGGTGAAGCGTAAAGCAATTCCGGTGCAGCCGAATTGATTTCCTGTCGTCTTTTGTAATAATAGAGCATGACATTTTATTCGTATAAGGCGTTTGTAATTGGTCTGTAATAAGATAGGCTGTGTAACGGAGGCTGAGGACGAATATCACGACTTCACACGTTTCAAAGGCCAAGCAAGAGTTTTATATATGAATTAATGGATGCTCTTTCAATTGGCTGGGTCGAAGACTATATACCAAATCCAAAGCTGATTGCAAGATCATCTCTCCAGAGCCCAAGTGGTATCATGCTCAGCAGACGTCTGCTGTAATGGCAAATTGGGATCGTCAGATATTGCTGGCTGCTGCCAGATCATTCTATGTGCACTCCGCTCATAATACATCAAACCGGTATCCATAATGTgacaaaaggaaaaaaggaaaatcGCATAGGTTTACATGACAGCCATCTTGTCGAGGATTTTTTGGATGCCTTTTGTGCTACCGCGGCCTTCATCAAGCTCCTCGGCCATTTTGCGAGCTCGCTCAATGAGAACGTTGACGACTTTCCGGGTGTACTCGAAACTCCCGGTGGACTCCATGTAGGAAACGGCATATCGCTTAACCTGAATGTCCGAGGTCTTTTGTTTGAGAATGTTGATGAGCTGGAGATTTGTGGGGTTGGAACGGATGCTGTGGATGACGGGGAACGAGAACTTGCCCTCGGTCAGATCCTCGCACATTCCCTTATTATGGCTATACTCTTTGGACGACAGGTTCATGTAGTCGTCGCGAATTTGGAAGATGAGGCCAATCAAGTTGACCAGGGGCACGCAGTCGGTAGGGCCGTTGGCCTCTGCTGCCATGAGCTTGATACCAAGACGGAAAAGACCGCCCGTCTTGTTACCGACCATTTCGAGGTAGTCCTCCTCAGTAGGGCAGGTCAAGGTGTCTCTCCAGAATAGGTCCATTCCTTGACCTCGGTGAAGGTTGACGAGCTCATCGGAAAATATGGTGATTAGCTCTGGGTTGTTGAGCTTGTGAAGCTCTTGCAAAGCAACAAAGTAGATGTAATTGGCCGAGTTGATGGTCTGGGCGACACCAAAAATGTTGTGTGCGACGGGGAAGCCGCGGCGCAGCTCGGACGAATCTTGTACATCATCAATGAGAAGCGAAGACTCGTGTAGCATACCGACGACGCGGGTAATGACTTCGAGACTCGGGGCGGGCACGTCGAGCCAAGCATTGAAGGCGGCGATCAACTGGGCGCGAAAGTCTTTGCCAGGATGGCTAATGACATAGTCGTAAGGACCACGGACAACGCTTTCCTTGTCGCCGTTCCATGAGCGCTTGGCCGTGAAATCGAGATCCTCGTGAGCGTAGCGCTCGGGGTCGGGAGGTGGGTTGGGAGCTGTCATGACACCGTAGCCGGGGTTTGAGGACTGTGCCTTTGCAGAAGCCTGCTTCTGGCTCAACCAGTTGCCTTCTGGGACGGGGCGCAGAACGGATTTGGTAGGAGTCGGGCTGAGAGAGGTTGGGACGCCGTTGCTCGAGGTGCGAGGGGGGATAGCGTTTGGAGAGACAAGTGGGTTGGAGATGGCGGACATCTTATGCATTGCCTTGGGCGACAGCGATAGCATGTGCAAAGCCGACGGGGGCAAGGTCTCAGGGTTGAGAGAAAGGATGGGGTCGGCCGTGGGGATCATATGTGTTATGTTTTTGGGGTAGTCGGAGTCGGAGGAGGGGTCTGTCCGTGTGTCAGATGAAGATATTTGAATTAGAGTAGAGTAGAGGAAGAGTAGAAGATGAAATGTTtgatattaaagaattaggACAACCACGTAATAATAAACAAACCTATGGTCCCCGTTGTGCGCGCGACGCCGTGTCTCGTCCTGTCTCGCTTGGCGCAACAATAGCGAATGGTATTTGTCGGGTAGTTCGGGTGAATGTATAAAGTGGTCGACGTCATTGAGTTTCCAAATGATAATGTCTAAGCCTGCCGAATGAGACGATGGAGGGATCATAGAGTTGAGCCCTGCGGTTGCAATGTGGATAAAAGCTACGACTATACCACGCACGCGCCCACAATGCGCATGCGTTGAAGAACAGGGGTTTAAAAGTCCTGCAGCTCCTTTAGTTTAAAAactgaaagaaaaagagtcCTTGAAGGTTATCTGTCTTGATGGACACTGATTGTCTGTACCTTGAGAGGTGAGAGGTACGTGTCCGTCCTACGCAAGACACCTGGGCGCAGCTAGAAAATATTGACATGCCTGTGTAagttagtacctacctaccttgctgaggtacctaggtacctttcACAAGCTTTTCCACGAATACCTCAACGGACTAATGCAGAAGGGAAGGGAGCTTAGGACCTAGAGCTGAAGCTTCCATTGCTTCGTGTCCGTTGGATTTAGTTTGTTCTGTTCCCTTTGTTGTCAAGAGGGGAACGAACCTATGGATGGAGGGGTTATAGTAGCTCTAGCGGAGTCTGTCAGGGGTGAAGAAGCCTAAATCGATGTAGGATTGTGGGGAAGCATCCAGTTGGCAACCAAAAGCAGAGCAGACAATCCGATCATTCCATCCATTGACTGCAGGTGAGAAGCACGTTGACGTGATTTTGCATTGCTTCGTAAATATATACGTGTATTCGTTGATTCGTATGCATTGATTGAAGCTCGCGATGATCTGAGTTTAGTGTTTGGTTATCTGGTAACTCAGCCAGtgtgtacctaggtacctatctaAGGTAAAAGAACATGAGAAGAGCAAAGACAATCGCATTCTTTGCTATATCAACACTGTCTTCATCCAATACAAACAACTCTTACATCTCAAATCAATGTAGTACTCAATCTGTTGGGACAAAACATACCACATCTCGGCCCATGATAAGGTCAGATCCTGCGAAAACTGCCTGCCTATTGTAAGTCGTTGAGTTGATATCCCTGGCTGTCAACTTGTCAGGGGCCACGTTTCCACCACATTTGCCAGTGAGATGTCGCCATTTACGGGTCCAGATATTAGAGGAAACTTTAGATTTCACATGCAAATCTAAAGTTAAACTAGGTAAAAGCTGATCAATGGGGCCATCTCACGTTGAGCCCTGTTTATCTGTCGACATATGCTTACCCTATACCGTCATCAATTCCATTTGGTGTGAATCTGTAAAGGGTCAAGTACTCTTCCTTGAAGATTTCCATTCCCATCTCCACCGTGTTTCATTTCATCTTGGTCTAAGGTTTGGCTTGTAGTTATCAGTCGGAAAGTCGGAGGTTGTTCGTTGCGATGTATCATGAAAAGCCCGGAGGGTTCGGCCTCAACGTCAATTGTTCCTACAAATCATACACTAGAATCAAACCTCTGTCATCATCGAGCCGCGGAATTTGACTTGTCCACGGAGTTAAGACGCACCTTTAGAAATAAAGAGCGATAACGTTAGCACTATTTCCATGCCTTCACACCAACACAAACAGATCACTTCCCTACCAGGTTGCATCAAGTTCACAATACTGTAGCCAACGTTAACAATCTCTTGTCAATTCTGCCTTTAACTGCCGACCTGGTACACATTTACAACACGGCAACGAGATCCGAACCGCGAAGGGCGAACTCCCCTTTAGCTCTTAAACCGAGTCGCTAGTCGAGAACCGTCTTTGGGATTTCAGCCTATAGTGTAATAAGAACACCCAAGGTATGACGACAGCAGTGGAGCGAAAGTAGTAATGCCAGATGATGATCATGGAAACGACCCTGGATCTGATTAATAACCTATTTTTCGAGCCCACGAGTATCGGGATGCTAGAAGAGAGCAAGAGTGTCATCGATTTATAGAGAGTTATCATCTACGTAGTGTTGTATGTAAATCGTTGGACCCTTAACTCCGAATGGGGATATAAATTAAGTCTTGGCCCTCTCCAATATCGTGGCCATTCAATCAAATTCAAGCCAAGAGAATTCCAAAGAGCAGCAATGGCGCCTATACATAGAATTTTCTCATCGGCCACCAGCAAGCCCTACCGAACTACAAAACTCCAAGATGAAAACCCTCCTTACTTGAATGAGAATGGTTATGTCGACTTTGCGCCTGATGATATAAGAAATCCCCAAAATTGGTCTACGCCTCGAAGATGGGCTGTCACGATGTCTGCTGTGTTGCTTGTCCTCAATGCCACTTTTGCCTCGAGTTCGCCGAGTGGTTGCTTTCCATCCCTGGCAAAGCATTTTCATGTGTCTGAGCTGGCCGCAGGTCTAACAATCACCCTATTTCTCTTGGGATACTGCGCCGGACCGCTCATCTTTGCTCCTCTGAGCGAAGTGTACGGACGAAGATGGATCTTTTATATCACCTTCTCGTTATACCTTATCTTTAACTTTCTATGTGCTTGGGCACCTAACTTCGGCGCACTTCTTGTTGGCCGTTTCCTCACAGGAACTTTTGTCTCTGCGCCCCTTAGCAACTCACCAGGTGTCCTCGCTGATCTCTGGTCTCCTATCGAGCGCGGCAATGCCATGGCTGGATTCGCTGCCATGGTGTGGATTGGTCCGGCTCTAGGCCCCGTCATTGCAGGCTTTCTCGAGCTCAAGAAAGATTGGCGCTGGAGTTTTTATGTCTTGCTCTGGCTTGGTGGTGCGACAGCTATCATCATGCTGACTATCCCCGAGACACATGCTCCGACACTTCTTCTCAAAAAGGCGCGAAGGATCCGCAAAGCAAAAATCCCTGGATACGAGAACGTCAAGGCTCAGTCTGAAGACACTGATCGGTCTTTGAAAGCAGTGTACAAGATTGCACTGACTCGACCATTCATCATACTCTTCGACACCATCTCCTTCCTGTGTGCCATTTACATGTCTGTTGTTTACACTCTGTTGTATATGCTTTTCAGCATTTATCCCATCGTCTTTCAGCAACGAAGAGGTTGGAACAGTGGTGTAGGAGAGCTACCCCTGATTGGAACAGTGGTTGGTGAGTCTTTTCCGAGAGCCTTGGTTTGTATGCAGGTTTTAATGTGATGATAGGTGCATGCATTGGAGGGTTTATCGTGTTGATTGACTCACACATtcgaaagaagaagatcgaaAAAGGCGGGAAAAAGATGGAACCAGAAGACCGATTGCCATTAGCCATGattggtggtgttggtttTGCTGTGACTATGTTCTGGTTTGCATGGACGGCTGAGTATAAGTGAGTAAATCACCTTGTGTTGATGAGTTCAACATTCCATATGCATCTCATGAACACGACTAGGACATACCCTAACATGTTTACCAGCTCCATCCATTGGATTGTGCCGACAATAGCAGGGACATTTCTTGCTACATCGCTGATGCTCATTTTCGTTGCCTACCTGACATATCTTGTGGATGTGTACCTTATGTACGCCGCATCAGCTATTGCAGCAAACACAATCGCGCGATCAGCATGTGGCGCCGCAGCACCTCTCTTTACAAACCAAATGTTCAGCGCTCTTGGTATTGGTGGCGGCGGTAGTCTTATCGGCGGCGTTGCTACTGTCCTGGCTATTATACCGTTTTGGTTTTACAAATATGGAAAACAAATTCGTATCAGAAGTAAGTTTGCTCCTACAAAGGACAAGGAGGAAGCCAAAGAGAAGGACGAGGAACGGGGTGTTAGTAATGGTAACGGCGATAGACATAACAGCGTCTTGTCTAACGATGGCTCGGATGGCTCAGAGTCGACAGTGGCTGCGAGATAGGATGGCATGACCACTAGTGATAGAATAGTTTTGAAAAAGTTGAAGGTATGGAATAGAAGATCGTCATCGAGCAGATGTTGAAGTTGGGGTATCCAATCAAAATATGACTCAGCTCATACATCATTCATTCTCATTAAATGCAAACTCACCCCTCATTATTCATTCTTTAATACACtcaaatattaaatacttagaAAAATGGGACGAACAGTTATTGCATTTGACCTCTACGGTACCATTCTCTCCACCGAGTCAATAGCAGGAGAACTGGCCAAGCTATATGGGCAAGATAAAGCGCAATCTATCGCATCGCTCGCTAGGCGGTACCAGCTCGAGTACACATGGCGTGCCAATAGCATGGGTAAATCAAACACGATTCAAGAC includes:
- a CDS encoding hypothetical protein (TransMembrane:12 (i53-70o90-110i122-141o147-168i180-202o214-239i279-305o325-344i365-384o390-415i422-447o453-479i)), which translates into the protein MAPIHRIFSSATSKPYRTTKLQDENPPYLNENGYVDFAPDDIRNPQNWSTPRRWAVTMSAVLLVLNATFASSSPSGCFPSLAKHFHVSELAAGLTITLFLLGYCAGPLIFAPLSEVYGRRWIFYITFSLYLIFNFLCAWAPNFGALLVGRFLTGTFVSAPLSNSPGVLADLWSPIERGNAMAGFAAMVWIGPALGPVIAGFLELKKDWRWSFYVLLWLGGATAIIMLTIPETHAPTLLLKKARRIRKAKIPGYENVKAQSEDTDRSLKAVYKIALTRPFIILFDTISFLCAIYMSVVYTLLYMLFSIYPIVFQQRRGWNSGVGELPLIGTVVGACIGGFIVLIDSHIRKKKIEKGGKKMEPEDRLPLAMIGGVGFAVTMFWFAWTAEYNSIHWIVPTIAGTFLATSLMLIFVAYLTYLVDVYLMYAASAIAANTIARSACGAAAPLFTNQMFSALGIGGGGSLIGGVATVLAIIPFWFYKYGKQIRIRSKFAPTKDKEEAKEKDEERGVSNGNGDRHNSVLSNDGSDGSESTVAAR